A window of the Bradyrhizobium ottawaense genome harbors these coding sequences:
- a CDS encoding efflux RND transporter periplasmic adaptor subunit — protein MKRFNLSLRGLRPLIPLLGLALSACGDKPPPPAAAAAPPVTVAQPVKRTVTDWDEFTGRFEAVEEVQVRARVGGFVNSVEFRDGAIVHAGDLLYVIDSRPFEAVAEQADGQLSDARAKAELAKRDLDRGLSLVQTSAVSEQVVDQRRQALQAAHAAETIAEGALKAAKLNIEFTHVIAPITGRASRHLVSAGNLVQGSEGSSTLLTSIVSLDPIYIYFDVDEATYQRNSRLWFEGKRPSSRDTPNPVQVTLTGETKPSHEGKMDFIDNRLDVSTATLRSRAVIPNQDLSILPGQFARVRLIGSSPYEALLVPDAAIATDQSRKIVFVVKEDNTVEAKPVVLGPLDEGLRVVREGLKAEDRVIVDGLQRARVGAKVTPQTAKAPAGGKS, from the coding sequence ATGAAGCGTTTCAACCTTTCGCTGCGTGGCCTGCGGCCGTTGATCCCGCTGCTCGGGCTGGCGCTGTCCGCCTGCGGCGACAAGCCGCCGCCACCGGCCGCCGCCGCCGCACCGCCGGTCACGGTGGCGCAGCCGGTGAAACGCACCGTCACGGACTGGGATGAATTCACCGGACGCTTCGAGGCGGTTGAGGAAGTCCAGGTTCGCGCCCGCGTCGGCGGCTTCGTCAACAGCGTCGAGTTTCGCGACGGCGCGATCGTTCATGCCGGCGATCTGCTCTATGTGATCGACTCCCGCCCGTTCGAGGCGGTCGCCGAGCAGGCTGACGGCCAGCTCTCCGATGCGCGCGCCAAGGCAGAACTCGCCAAGCGCGATCTCGACCGCGGCCTGTCCCTGGTCCAGACCAGTGCTGTCTCCGAACAGGTCGTCGACCAGCGCCGCCAGGCCTTGCAGGCGGCGCACGCCGCCGAGACCATAGCCGAAGGTGCGCTGAAGGCGGCCAAGCTCAATATCGAATTCACGCATGTAATTGCGCCGATCACGGGCCGCGCCAGCCGCCATCTGGTCAGTGCCGGCAATCTCGTGCAGGGCAGCGAGGGCAGTTCGACGTTGCTCACCTCGATCGTCTCGCTCGATCCGATCTACATCTATTTCGATGTCGACGAAGCGACCTATCAGCGCAACAGCAGGCTCTGGTTCGAAGGCAAGCGGCCGAGTTCGCGCGATACGCCCAACCCGGTCCAGGTCACGCTGACCGGCGAGACCAAGCCCTCGCACGAAGGCAAGATGGATTTTATCGACAACCGCCTCGATGTCTCGACCGCCACGCTGCGCAGCCGCGCGGTCATCCCCAATCAGGATCTGTCGATCCTGCCGGGCCAATTCGCCCGCGTCCGGCTGATCGGCAGTTCGCCTTACGAAGCTCTGCTGGTGCCGGACGCAGCGATCGCGACCGACCAGTCGCGCAAGATCGTGTTCGTCGTCAAGGAAGACAACACCGTCGAGGCGAAGCCGGTGGTGCTCGGGCCGCTCGACGAAGGCCTGCGCGTGGTCCGCGAGGGGCTCAAGGCGGAGGACCGCGTCATCGTCGACGGCCTGCAGCGCGCCCGCGTCGGCGCCAAGGTCACCCCGCAGACCGCGAAAGCGCCCGCGGGTGGCAAGTCATGA
- a CDS encoding efflux RND transporter permease subunit — MNLGRLSINQPILAMVLSIVLLIVGALAYTTLPVSEYPQVVPPTVVVTTQYPGASAQTVSDTVAAPIEQEINGVEDMLYLYSQATSNGQLTITVTFKLGTDLDKAQVLVQNRVAIAQPRLPAEVQQNGVTTRKNSPDILMVVFMLSPDDSFDQLYISNYALLQVRDQLLRLDGVGDIQMFGARDYSMRLWLDPDRIANLGLTSAEVLAAIRSQNLQIAGGQIAEPPITDRAFQPNLVFTGRLKDQRQFEDILIKAGADGRVVRLRDVARIELGALSYATNSFLLRKSAVALLVTQRPGSNALATSKSISDTMVRLKESFPKGLDFNIGYNPTEFIAQSVHELIKTIYEAMALVVIVVLVFLQGWRPAIIPIIAIPVSLVGTFAVMAALGFSINNLTLFGLVLAVGIVVDDAIVVVENVERHLEHGMSRRDAALKTMEEVGGALVSIALVLCAVFIPTAFIGGISGQFFQQFAVTIAVATAISCFCSLTLSPALASLILVPHAEKRPPANWNVLARGWAAFTGVFNRTFDRLSHGYAGAADFVIRHTAVMLVIYLALIGSAGWLLVTTSQGFIPAQDRGYVIISAQLPGAASLDRTTKVVREIERIALDTPGIVRVAAFAGFSGATRTQAGNAAALFPVFDEPESRLKKGLTATSITAELRKRLSAIQGAFIIVIPPPAVPGIGTGGGFTIRVQDRQGRGPELLAAATDELVAAARKSPNLTSVFSPFTANTPQVFVDIDRVKAQKLGVPISGINDTIQTYFGSTYVNDFNLFGRTYHVTAQADLPFRKETSDLARLRTRNAAGDMVMLGSVVDFRDISGPDRVARYNLYSASELQGEPTPGTSSGVALSTIKQLADQTLPSGFTFEWTDLSYQQVTGGNSGLYVFPICVLFVFLVLAAQYGSWSLPFAVILIVPMCLLAATIGVRIMGQDVNILTQIGFVVLVGLAAKNAILIVEFARDIELEGRPRLEAVIEACRLRLRPILMTSFAFILGVLPLVISSGSGSEMRQAVGVAVFFGMLGVTLFGLVFTPIFYVIVRNLADGGRGNKPEAV; from the coding sequence ATGAATCTCGGAAGGCTTTCCATCAACCAGCCCATCCTGGCGATGGTGCTGTCGATCGTGCTGCTGATCGTCGGCGCGCTCGCCTACACCACGCTGCCGGTCTCGGAATATCCGCAGGTGGTGCCGCCGACCGTCGTCGTCACCACGCAATATCCCGGCGCCTCGGCGCAGACCGTCTCCGACACCGTCGCGGCGCCGATCGAGCAGGAGATCAATGGCGTCGAGGACATGCTGTACCTCTACAGCCAGGCGACCTCGAACGGGCAGCTCACGATCACCGTCACCTTCAAGCTCGGCACCGATCTGGATAAAGCCCAGGTGCTGGTGCAGAACCGAGTCGCGATCGCGCAGCCGCGGTTGCCGGCGGAAGTGCAGCAAAACGGCGTCACCACCCGAAAGAACTCGCCCGACATCCTGATGGTCGTGTTCATGCTGTCGCCCGACGACAGTTTCGACCAGCTCTACATCTCGAACTATGCGCTGCTGCAGGTCCGCGACCAGTTGCTGCGGCTCGACGGCGTCGGCGACATCCAGATGTTCGGCGCGCGCGACTATTCGATGCGGCTGTGGCTGGATCCCGACCGCATCGCCAATCTCGGCCTGACCTCGGCCGAAGTGCTGGCGGCGATCCGCTCGCAGAACCTTCAGATCGCGGGTGGCCAGATTGCGGAACCGCCGATCACCGACCGCGCCTTTCAGCCCAACCTCGTCTTTACCGGCCGTCTGAAAGACCAGCGGCAATTCGAGGATATCCTGATCAAGGCCGGCGCCGACGGCCGTGTCGTCCGGCTGCGCGACGTCGCCCGCATCGAACTCGGCGCGCTGTCCTACGCCACCAACAGCTTCCTGCTGCGGAAATCCGCGGTAGCACTTCTGGTGACCCAGCGCCCCGGATCGAACGCGCTTGCCACCTCCAAGAGCATTTCCGACACGATGGTGCGGCTCAAGGAGAGTTTTCCGAAAGGGCTCGACTTCAATATCGGCTACAATCCGACCGAATTCATCGCGCAATCCGTCCATGAGCTGATCAAGACGATCTACGAGGCGATGGCGCTCGTCGTCATCGTGGTGCTGGTGTTCCTGCAGGGTTGGCGGCCCGCCATCATTCCGATCATTGCGATCCCGGTGTCACTGGTCGGCACTTTCGCTGTGATGGCCGCGCTCGGCTTCTCGATCAACAACCTGACCCTGTTCGGGCTGGTGCTCGCGGTCGGCATCGTGGTCGACGACGCCATTGTCGTGGTGGAGAATGTCGAGCGGCATCTCGAGCACGGCATGAGCCGGCGCGACGCCGCGCTGAAGACGATGGAGGAAGTCGGCGGCGCGCTGGTCTCGATCGCGCTTGTGCTGTGCGCGGTGTTTATACCGACCGCGTTCATCGGCGGCATCTCCGGGCAATTCTTTCAGCAATTCGCCGTCACCATCGCGGTGGCGACCGCGATCTCCTGCTTCTGCTCGCTGACGCTGTCGCCGGCGCTGGCCTCGCTGATCCTGGTTCCGCACGCCGAAAAGCGCCCGCCCGCAAACTGGAACGTCCTCGCGCGCGGCTGGGCGGCATTTACCGGCGTGTTCAACCGCACATTCGACCGGCTCTCGCACGGCTATGCGGGCGCGGCCGACTTCGTGATCCGGCACACGGCGGTGATGCTCGTGATCTACCTCGCGCTGATCGGCAGCGCCGGCTGGCTGCTCGTCACCACGTCACAAGGCTTCATTCCGGCGCAGGACCGCGGTTACGTCATCATCTCGGCGCAACTGCCCGGGGCGGCGTCGCTGGATCGCACGACGAAGGTGGTGCGCGAGATCGAGCGTATCGCGCTGGATACGCCGGGCATCGTTCGGGTCGCGGCGTTTGCGGGCTTTTCCGGCGCGACGCGCACGCAGGCGGGCAATGCCGCGGCGCTGTTCCCGGTGTTCGACGAACCGGAGTCGCGCCTGAAGAAGGGACTGACGGCGACCTCGATCACGGCCGAGCTGCGCAAGCGCCTGTCTGCGATCCAGGGCGCTTTCATTATCGTGATCCCGCCGCCCGCGGTGCCCGGCATCGGCACCGGCGGCGGCTTCACCATCCGCGTCCAGGACAGGCAGGGCCGCGGGCCCGAGCTGCTGGCCGCCGCGACCGACGAGCTCGTCGCCGCCGCGCGCAAGTCGCCCAATCTCACCTCGGTGTTTTCGCCCTTTACTGCCAACACGCCGCAGGTCTTCGTCGACATCGACCGTGTCAAGGCGCAGAAGCTCGGCGTGCCGATTTCGGGCATCAACGACACCATCCAGACCTATTTCGGCTCGACCTACGTCAACGACTTCAACCTGTTCGGCCGCACCTATCACGTCACGGCGCAGGCCGACCTGCCGTTCCGCAAGGAGACCTCCGATCTCGCGCGGCTGCGCACGCGCAATGCGGCGGGTGACATGGTGATGCTCGGCAGTGTGGTCGATTTCCGCGACATCTCCGGTCCCGACCGCGTCGCGCGCTACAATCTGTACTCGGCCTCCGAGCTGCAGGGCGAGCCGACGCCGGGAACGAGCTCCGGCGTCGCCCTCAGCACCATCAAGCAGCTCGCCGACCAGACGCTGCCGAGCGGCTTTACGTTCGAATGGACCGATCTGTCCTATCAGCAGGTGACCGGCGGCAATTCCGGTCTCTACGTGTTTCCGATCTGCGTGCTGTTCGTGTTCCTGGTGCTGGCCGCGCAATATGGCAGCTGGAGCCTGCCGTTCGCGGTGATCCTGATCGTGCCGATGTGCCTCCTGGCTGCGACCATCGGCGTGCGGATCATGGGACAGGACGTCAATATCCTGACTCAGATCGGCTTCGTGGTGCTGGTGGGACTGGCGGCCAAGAACGCGATCCTGATCGTGGAGTTTGCGCGCGACATCGAGCTCGAAGGCCGGCCGCGGCTCGAGGCCGTGATCGAAGCCTGCCGGCTGCGCTTGCGCCCGATCCTGATGACCTCGTTCGCGTTCATTCTCGGCGTGCTGCCGCTGGTGATTTCGAGCGGTTCCGGTTCGGAAATGCGCCAGGCGGTCGGCGTCGCGGTGTTCTTCGGCATGCTCGGGGTGACGCTGTTCGGCCTGGTCTTCACGCCGATCTTCTACGTCATCGTCCGCAACCTCGCCGATGGCGGGCGCGGCAACAAGCCTGAGGCGGTCTGA